In Leopardus geoffroyi isolate Oge1 chromosome D1, O.geoffroyi_Oge1_pat1.0, whole genome shotgun sequence, a single window of DNA contains:
- the SLC22A11 gene encoding LOW QUALITY PROTEIN: solute carrier family 22 member 11 (The sequence of the model RefSeq protein was modified relative to this genomic sequence to represent the inferred CDS: substituted 1 base at 1 genomic stop codon), translating into MERDENSLTDALGFGGDSGGDRPLAAQFSNTLPDFPPELTQPAGCSHSPRAPSVAFAELLDXAGGVGLFQALKVLTLFLPSVLVPSHILIENFSAAVPSHHCWAPLLDNSTAQAGVPGALGPKDLLTVSIPPGPNHEPHRCRRFRQPQWQLLDPNGTATNWSEAATEPCVDGWVYDRSTVTTTIVSEWDLVCDHKGLKPIGQSLFMTGMLIGSFFWGLLSNRFGRKWILNSCYLQMALANTGVIFVSHFFIYCGLRVLSAFAISGIIMTSGMLLVEWTTTHRRAVTVTILGCFYSLGQMALGALAFTLRDWRTLLVAVSTPFFAIFLICWWLPESARWLIITGEPEQGLQELHKVAKINGHKEATKSLTVEELMTSMEEELTSAKGRRSVLELFLMPTLRWRTCIMSLVCFSQVTSYQGLVLDLQNLGKDIFLLQALFGAVDLLARCITAFLLSFLGCRTTLASFRVMAGLSILANKLVPQDWQTLHMVFAVLGKGCFGIIFSCVSVYKPELYPTALRTFCSGEILEEPSARPRAALVKCPPSPHLLPTVPSLPQESPESPCNNPRAPRATDGKPVVDPDTVQDLENQKSAAATGNRREVVVTESTSF; encoded by the exons atggaaagagaCGAGAATTCCCTCACAGATGCCTTGGGTTTCGGTGGCGATAGCGGTGGCGACCGACCTCTAGCCGCGCAATTCTCCAA CACCCTCCCAGACTTCCCTCCGGAACTGACCCAGCCAGCCGGTTGCTCTCACAGCCCCAGAG CTCCGTCCGTGGCGTTCGCCGAGCTCCTGGACTGAGCGGGGGGCGTGGGCCTCTTCCAGGCCCTGAAGGttctcactctcttccttccctccgtCTTGGTGCCCTCCCACATACTCATTGAGAACTTCTCGGCCGCCGTGCCCAGCCACCACTGCTGGGCGCCCCTCCTGGACAACAGCACCGCCCAGGCCGGGGTCCCCGGGGCCCTGGGCCCCAAGGACCTCCTGACCGTCTCCATCCCCCCGGGCCCCAACCACGAGCCCCACCGGTGTCGCCGCTTCCGCCAACCCCAGTGGCAGCTCCTGGACCCCAACGGCACGGCCACCAACTGGAGCGAGGCCGCCACGGAGCCGTGCGTGGACGGCTGGGTCTACGACCGCAGCACCGTCACCACCACCATCGTGTCAGAG tGGGACCTAGTGTGTGACCACAAAGGCCTGAAGCCCATCGGCCAATCCCTCTTCATGACCGGGATGCTGATAGGGTCCTTCTTCTGGGGCCTCCTCTCCAACCG GTTTGGGCGGAAGTGGATACTGAACTCGTGTTATCTACAAATGGCTTTGGCCAACACCGGCGTGATCTTCGtttcccatttcttcatctaCTGTGGCCTCCGGGTTCTGAGCGCCTTTGCAATATCCGGCATCATCATGACCTCGGGGATGCTTC TGGTGGAGTGGACCACGACCCACAGGAGGGCTGTTACCGTGACAATCCTGGGATGCTTCTACAGCCTGGGCCAGATGGCCCTGGGGGCCCTGGCCTTCACCCTGCGGGACTGGCGCACCCTCCTGGTGGCCGTGTCGACACCCTTCTTTGCCATCTTTCTGATATGCTG GTGGCTTCCAGAGTCTGCCCGATGGCTCATTATCACGGGCGAACCAGAGCAAGGGCTGCAGGAGCTCCACAAGGTGGCCAAGATAAATGGCCACAAGGAAGCCACAAAGTCACTAACCGTAGAG GAGCTGATGACCAGCATGGAGGAAGAGTTGACCTCTGCGAAGGGCCGCAGGTCTGTGCTGGAACTGTTTCTCATGCCCACGCTCCGCTGGCGGACCTGCATCATGTCCCTGGTGTG CTTCTCCCAAGTGACATCCTACCAGGGGCTGGTCCTTGACCTGCAAAACCTGGGGAAGGACATCTTCCTCCTCCAGGCTCTCTTTGGAGCCGTGGACCTACTGGCCCGGTGCATCACAGCTTTCTTGCTCAGTTTCTTGGGCTGCCGCACAACCTTGGCCAGCTTCCGGGTTATGGCTGGCCTCTCCATACTGGCCAACAAACTGGTCCCACAAG atTGGCAGACCCTGCACATGGTCTTTGCTGTGCTGGGAAAGGGATGTTTTGGcatcatcttttcctgtgtctcgGTCTACAAGCCTGAACTCTACCCGACTGCACTGCG AACCTTCTGTTCGGGTGAAATCTTAGAAGAACCCTCAGCGAGACCAAGAGCTGCCCTAGTGAAGTGCCCTCCGTCCCCCCACTTGcttcccactgtcccctccctgccccaagaGAGCCCTGAGTCACCTTGCAACAACCCAAGGGCACCACGGGCCACAGATGGAAAACCGGTGGTG gaccCCGACACCGTCCAGGACCTGGAGAACCA GAAATCGGCAGCGGCCACGGGCAACCGGCGAGAGGTGGTCGTTACAGAAAGTACCTCGTTCTAG